Genomic window (Spirosoma sp. KCTC 42546):
TTCAATCCCAGTCTCGCCAACGACTGCTGCCACGCCCGAATAAGCTCAACCCGACGCCATTGGTATTCAGTATGCAGTTCCCATCGGTTTGCCAGTTTATGATCACCAGTATAGGTGTACCAACCAACCGTATTGTGATCAACGAGCCGGTTCTCCTGGCTAAATCCTCTGGTTATCAATAGGCTAAAAAAGACCAGCCCTATAACTTTCTTCATCCGTAGTGCGGCTCAACCGGTAAAGGGCGTAAGTACCTGAAGGAAGAAGCTTTGTTGGAATAAAATGTTTCGTAATCTTACTAAAACGCCAGCCAGCCAGAGAATTTGATGGCAAAGGGGGTAACGGGCACACCGGTACGGCCGATAGTATCGCGGTAGGTTAGCCGATGAATGGCATCTACGCGGAGCACCTTAAAGATATTGTCGATACCGTAACCCACTTCGATGTAAGGCGTTTGGGTAAGCGAGCTGAAACCCTCCACTGCCTGTCCTGCTGCATTGGTTGCGGGAATCATGGCTAAATTAGACGCAGAAACACTACCGACTAATACCTTCGCGGTGATCAACTCTCGCCATTTAAGCCGACGCAACAAAGGCAACCGATTGACTAACAAGCCATTGAAATTATGTTCAAACTGTACCGTAGCCCAGCGGTCGGAAACGAACTCGAAGTAGTTCATTAAGTTAAAAGCATTTCCTACATAGAACGACGACTCGTTACCCAAAGGCATATACAACAGTGGATAGGGGACCGTAGAGGGGATAATACCAACACCAAGTGTATAATAGGTTCTTCCCAAAACACCCATCCGAAAGGAATGCTTCATACCTAAGGCAATCCGGTGATACGTAAAATCACCATCGAGCACATTTCGTAACCCGAGCGTGTAACGCAGGGTAAAAATAGGCTTGCGAATTGCTCCGGTACTCACCCTTACATTGTCATTCTGGAGGATTACTTCATCTGGAGCAAAACGGGTTTCCGAAATCAACTCCGTTGTTTGATAGGTGCTCCGGATGGTTTGATCGTCATCGTGCACCTGAGGCTGGAAAGCAAATGGGAACAGCGGTTCAAAACTACGGTTTCTGAGGGCCAGCGTCTGCGTAAAACCCCGGCCCATTTCGCGCCGGAAGTAAACCAGATTTTCCTCCTGGAAATAGGGGCGCCGGATGGTGCCGAAGCGAGAGTAAGCCGCAAACAGGGAATTATTGCCAATATTATCGGTCGATACGCCAACCCGCTCCAAATCGTAACTGCGCTTCACGCCAATGACCGTCCAGGGTTTTCGACTCAGAATGTATTCGATATTGGCACTGTATTTTAGCTGTTCATCCGTCGTGCCATAGGCTACGTAGCCGCTCAGGAGCCATTTTTTGCTAAAGCCTGTATTGGTTCGTAAACCGAGTCTAAACCGGTGACCCTCTACCGTATTGCTGGCATAGGAATCTAAAATTGGCCCCAGATCAACGTTCCATTTACCCAATGGCTTATACCCAATTACGCCCAGCTTAATAATTTCGCCAGCTACTTTTATAAATGGCACATTGCGTACCGAATCCACAACATGCATGGCCCGTAATTCATCCGGAGAGAGTGAATTGGGGCGTACACTCTGCCAGAAAGCCGTGTCCGTTTCCTTATAATCATCGGCCAGTTCAATGGCTGGGTCGTAGAAATTGAGTTCTTTCGGTCTGTTCTCGATGATATTACTAGAGAAGGTAAAAAACCGAATTAAAGCACCGGGTGCGCGTGGAGCGGGCTCGTCGGTATCAATTGTCACCTGTGTCTGGATCGGAAACCGAAGACCTGATGCCGTTGTTTCCCAATCCTGCTCAATGTGCAGTTCATCCACGAAATTGATATTGGCGCGTTTATCAACCCGAGCATCAATATGAGCCAGCGCTCTATGAAGCGTATCAATTAGAACCGTTCCGATGAATGCTAAATCAGAAGCCCGTTTCGGGGTAAATTCAATGGCAAAACAAATGGCATTATTGAGGGCAACGGTATCTTTTAACCGGAAGGTATAGACCGTTTCCCACTGGCTACCCAGGGGCGACGGAATGTCTTTCTGAAGAATGTAAAGAGAATTTCGGTAAAAATTGTACTGCTGAAATGATGCGCCCGTTAATTGGGCAATCAGCCCACCATCCGAAACCCCTACCCCGGTCACGTGCGATTTCAGAACGGCTTCTTTGGTTTTCTCGGGACTGGTGCGAGCGTAAAAATTAGAGAACGTTTCTGAAATAAATACGGGCACCGCGGGCTTTCCATTCTCATCAATAATTGCCGGAAGTTTGCCCAATAACCGCCCGATTGGACCAGGACCTTTATTGTTTTTACGTTTCTGGGCGAAATTGTTGATGTACGCTTCAATCTTCGTATAGCTATCGTATTGATAGGCTACGAGTTGTGCGGGGTTATACTGATCTCGCTTACGAACAACTTCACGCATGACCCGATAGGCTGGATCGCCCCCTTTTGCATACACCTTAACTTCCTGGAGTTTCGTGGCTGCAGCTATTAACTGTGCATCAATTGTTTGTGTTGCCTGGGACTGAATTGGGTATGAACCTGTTCGATAGCCTAAACTAAGTACCACTAACGAATCGGACAATTGCCTGATCTGGAGCGAGTAGCGTCCATCAACATCAGATGTTGTACCCGACGTTTTACCTTTCAGGGCTATACTAGCGAACGGAATACCTTCCCCAGTGGCTTTATCGGTTACCCGACCACGAATGGTATAGACTTTTTGCTGGGCAGTTGCCAACAAAGGCCAGCCAGCCAGCAAAAAACTAAACAGAAAAAAAGTTCGTAGTAATCGAGTCATTAAAGCGACGTATAAATTCCTGCCATACTAGTAGGTAAGCAAAAAATAGTCAATAGAGTTTACTATACAGGTAAAAATAGAAGCTCTTTTTACAAAAACTGACAAACGGGCTAATGTCTTGTAAAATAGAAAGATATAATAGCATTAAGGCAACCGAGAAGCCTGCCCTCTGATAATCAGTACGTAAGCTAAATGATTTCCGTTGCAGTATGTCTACTAATTTTAAAAAAAATAGGAACGTAGTATGTATACGTTCCTACCTCATTCCGAATGACAAATCCAGAGTCCATCTATCGTGTTATTGTACAGTTGGATAGGCTCCCTGAGCAGCTACAATTTGCCATTTCCTGTCTTGTTCTTTCAACACGTGCATGTAAACAGTTGGCGAGGTTGCAGTGGTATTTGTTGAGGTACCTCGCACAATAATTAAATGATCATCAAGTGCTTCGGCTTTATCAACTTTAGTTTTAACTACTTCAGCCGCCGTCTTTTTAAGCAGATTCTGCTGCACATCCGACCCACTCAGGAGCGTACCCGCCTGCGTTAGTGTTGTTGTTTTGGTCGGCATAACAACCGCTAATGCCGCAGTGTCGCCTTTACTATAGGCGCTGGCAAAGGCTGTTTCAACGGCATTCGCTATCGAATCAACTTTAGCTTGTGGCATCGATTCTGGCCGGGGCTTGTTACCCCGAAACAGGCTTTTACCTGCATTAGCCAGTTTGTCAAAAACGGGGACATCAAACCCAATGCCGGCTGCAAAAACAACCGCTATAATGGCTGGCAAAAAGAACTCTTTCTGGATACTACCGGTCCGACGGTTTTTGGTATAACCTACCAGCGACGCCCAGTTATTAACAATATGAAATACAGCCGCGACAAAGAACAGTATACCAAACCAGGCATGGGTATGATCAACGATGTGCGACCCCTGGCCGAAATAAATCAACAGACCAGTGGTAGCCAAAACAAGAAAAATTGCTGCAACAAAAAGGCTAACTAAATTTTTAGATTTCATAGGAGAAAAAGAGTGAGTGATTTAGCAAATGTAAAGAGCGGAAACGTCTGGTAAAAAGAAACTCTTACATCAAGCAAAGAGGCCCATCGAACGACAGTACTAATCACCAATTTGATCGTCTAAAAAAAGACGTTGGCCCAGAAGTGAGCCAACGTCTTTTCAATAACGTAAATCAATTTGATTAGTAAGACTATGACCGTGGTCGTCCACCGCGCCCACCGCCACCACCTGCTGGCGCCGACTGTTGCTGTTGTGGCTGGTTATTAGTATCACCGCCCCCATCACCTTTCAAATCATCGTTTTCGATAGACTTCCGGCGTTTTTGTGGTGAATCGAAACTCATTTTGCCAAGCTTGTAGCTAAACGTTAACCGAACCCCCGCATTGTAATAGCTGGTCTCTGTGCTCTGAGTCAAAATTGGCGAGCTTAGCTGAGAACGTTGCGTAAACGGGTGGTTAAAGATGTTTTCAGCGGCTAAGCCTAAGCTGGCTTTTTTGTTGTTAAATTCTTTCCGCATCCCAAGGCTGTAAAAATACATGGCACTCTGCGTCCCCTGTAATTGGACCTGGTTGCCCCGGCCTCCGCCGAAGAGCTGAAAGCCCCAACCGTTGCTGAGCGATAAGCTGCTCATGATTCGGCCACCAATGACCCAGCCTGAGTTTGAGGCAGAATAAATTGGGTTTGCATTGTTGTTGGTCAGGTTCACGTGATAGGCATCGATCCCTCCCCCTAATTGCAGTTTGCGGAACAGAGTTCCATTAGCAAATAGATTCAGACCAACGGCATCCTGACGACCAACGTTCAAATACGTAGTATTGATGACCTGTTGCAAAACTCCGTTAATGGTAGACTGCTGTACATCCCGAACCGCCGTGATTTCGTTATTGGTTCGGCGGGCAAATACGGTTGCGTTCAAGTACAATCCCTTGATGTTGGCACTGGTACCAAACTCGATATTGTCCGTTAATTCAGGCGACAGGTAGATATTCCCCTTCGTGATATTGGTTGGGTTGGACGTGTTAACGTTCGGGTTCAGGAATTGAATACCAGGACGTTGAATCCGACGGTTATACGCCAGTTTAATAATCTTACCCCCCTTCAGGCTTTTCGAAATGTTGATGCTTGGCACCAGATTTCCATAATCAGGAATGGATGAAGCTGCTCCCGCCGATTCATTGCTGAATTTGGCATTAATGTAGGTATACTCATACCGCGCGCCCGCTTTGATCGTGAATTTACTCTTTGTCATATACGTATATGACAGGTAGGTAGCAGCAATGTTCTGGTCGTAGTTTAACGTATTGCCCAGACGGGTGCTGTCGGTAATATAGGGCGCATCAGACCCATTGGCGACAGAATATTGGAACTCACTATTTACCTGCCGAAAAATGCCCTTTCCACCAAATTCAAGAAGTTGATTGGTTTTGATCGGTGTTTGGTAATCTACCTGTATTGTCGATTCCTGATTGTAGCTAGGGTTATCATTTTTCTGCCGGGAAGTTATAGTCTGAAAATCAGTACCTCCTAAAATGTCGGCCACAAAACTATTGGTCCGGTTGTTCCGGCTATACAGCGCCAGCACACTAAGTTCCTGTTGGGGTTTGTATGTTTTGGTATAGGTGACGTTCGCATCTACCGTACCCGACAGGTCTTTGGTCTCCACATTACGATTATTAACAATTGGGAAATAGCTATTGGGCGTATTTATCGTTGTGAGCAGATTATTCTGACTACTTAAACCGTTGCGAGCGCCGTACCGAAGACTGGCCGTGAGCGACGTAGTCTTGTTAATGTCATAATCCCAGCCCAACTGATAGTTGCCAAATATACGTTGATTCAGTGTATTGGCGCTTTGTACGGTGCGGGTAATGCCCGAATAGGTGTTGCTAGCCAGATCATACGTTCTGGTTGTTTGATCGTTGAGAAATCCACCCCGTACGTTATATTCTGCGCGGCCAAATCCGCCCAGTGAAAAGCCCATTTTACCTGTGCGGTAGTTACCATTCACACCCAGATTGGCTCCCCGGTTACCTGCGCCCCCATTGATGTCGAGCGTCAAACCCTGTAGGGTAGTTTTCTTGGTTACGATATTGATAATACCTGCCGAACCTTCAGCATCATATTTAGCCGATGGCGAGGTGATCACCTCAACCGTCTTAATCATATCTGCCGGAATCTGCTTTAGGGCATCAGCAACGCTACTGGCAACAATTGTAGATGGCTTATTATTAATTAATACCCGAACATTGCTACTGCCACGCAGGGTTACATTGCCATCCAGATCCACCGAGAGCATGGGTACTTTACGTAGAATGTCACCCGCATCTCCTCCTTTAGCGGTAAGGTCCTTATCGGCATTGTAAACCATCCGGTCTACTTTTTCTTCAATCATGGCAGCCTGCCCAACCACATTTACTTCATTAAGGGTTCGAACATCGGCTGCGAGTTTAATTGTACCAAGGTTTACAACACTGCCTTTATCAATGGTAATCAGGTTGCTTCGTTTGTCTTTATAACCGATGAACGAATACAGAAGCCGGTACTTACCAGGAGCTAAACGGCCAATGGTAAATTGCCCTTTTGCATCGGCAGTGGTACCGTCAATGGGTTTGTTTGTAGCGATATTTAACAGGGCGATGGTCGCAAATTCAACGGGTTTGTTAGTCGTTGAGTCCATCAGTACGCCACTTACTTTACCATTACCACGGGCAATTGGATCTGCTTCCGACGGGGTAGCCCCTGCTTGAGGGGGTATACCCGTTGGTCCATTGATCATACTGGGTCTAGAGCCAGCCGGAGCGGTGAACGTATCGGGAGTCGTACTGGCAGGTTTGGTCGTTTCAAAGGGGTCTGGTACTGTTGTGGCAGGAACAGTTAAACTGCTGGGTGGAGTGCTCGGTTGTGTCGTTGCCGTTGTACTGCCAGGAGGAGCAGTAGATGGCGTAGCCACTTGGGCAAACGAGGTTGTTGCACTAACGATGAGTAAAGAAAGTAACAGCGTTTTCATGTGATTCGTGATTGATGCGCCAAAGGTGCAGTTACCTGGTTGCTTCAGAAAATCAATCTGGCGGAATGCCCGTTTTTAGGTGTTGAATACAAAAATTAGCCCTGCGAAGAAAAGCTCTGCTGGTTACCACTAGAACTCCTCACAGTCAAAAACGTTTATAGGACAGGCTACTAACCCTACCTGCGCCAGAAGGTAAAGGCGCAAATGAAAGGCGCGTCATTTCAATCAACAACAGGAATTACCTAATTTCGGATAGTACTAACCACTCGTTTGACAGCTGATTTATATGTCTAATAACTGAGCAAACGGTCAATAAAAAGGCTTTCCTGAGCGTGGTGACTAGTTCGTAAACCAGTACATTTGTCGATTAATCCGTAACTTGATTTATGTCGGTAAGGAGTTTTATGACACGATTTCGTTTATTCTTAGTTTTATTCTGCCCTATTTTTTTTCTTTTTGCCTACAATTCTGGCTATGGGTATGATGCCTATGAATACTTAATTCTTGCTCGTACTCTGAACGAAGGTTATAATTTATACGACTTTATTCCTTCCAAATCATACCTCCTCTATTCCTCCACAAACGTTTTACTGAACCTGCTTGGTGGCTATAACCACGTTAGTGTTTCAGCGCTGATAACCTTATTGGCTACAGGTGTACTAGTCTCCTCCTGGCGGGCAGCCCGACTGTTTGGCGAACGAGTGGCTTTCCTGACCGTTGCCCTGACTGCCACCTGCTGTTTTTTCATGGAAATGAATTTCCTGGAGCCTGAAAGCTGGATTGCTATCTTTGGTTTGAATGCGTTTACACTGGCAGTTGGGAATAATGGCAAACCGAACTGGCGTTGGTTTGGCGCGGGCATTTTGCTGGGAATAGCCATGTGTTTCAAAAGCGTAGCCGCTTTCTATGTGGTAGGATTTGGCGCGTTCATCCTGCTTTTATGGCTGACGGGCCGATTAACCTTCTGGCCTATGGTTGGCCGTGGCATGCTGGTACTGGCAGGATTTGTAGCCCCATTACTCTTGTCGATGTTCTATTTCTACACGACGAATCGGTTAGATGCTCACCTGGAGTGGACCTATATTTATCCCTTCGGCGGCTATCCGTCTCATACATTGTTTCTGACTAAGTTTTTAATCAAACTGAGTTGGTTGCTACTCCTGCTCTTGGTGTCATTTTTTGTTGTGTTTCAACAGCCTTATCGAACCATCTATCAGCAGACACCGGCTTTATGGCTGGCGTTATTAGTAGCGAGCTTTTCCTGCGTCACTATGTTAAAAACACAGGCTAGCCATTACTTTTTTCAGGCTGCCGTTTTTTTTGTGATCCACCTTGGCTTCCTTGCCGATCAATGGCTGGCTCAATATGAGGCTCGTCATCAGAAGGTCTCTTACCGGATGGCGTTTTGGGGTGCAGGTGTGGTTGCTCTGCTTCTACTCGTCAGTATATTGTTGTATCGACCTGCTACTGTCCAGCGTTTTTTTACGATCAGGAACTATCAGGACGAAGAGCAAGCTGGTGCTTTTATTCGGGAGCAAGTTGGCCAAGCGGGCCATGTTCTGTTTTTTGACAATGCATTGGCTTTATATTATCTATCTGATCGTGAGCCGAATGTGCCGTTTATTTTTACGGAAATGCAGACAACGCACTACATAAAATCACATCCCGATACATACGGCCGGGCGTTAGCAGATACTAGTCTTAAGCTTGTTATTTTCGGAAATCGGTCCAGCCTGATCGACGACAGTACCGCGCTTCAAGAACCCGCCAACGCATATGCCATCCAACAATTGCGTGCGGGCCTGGAAAAACACTTTGTTAAAGTTCAAAATCCCCACTTCCCATTGCCCTACTGGCGGAGAAAGTAAACCCGTCGTTTTCGCTTATATTTGCTTTATGCTGCTATCTGTTCTGATTCCTGCTTACAATGAGATTAACAATATTGATACCCTCATCGAGAAAGTTCAAGCTGTTCCGTTAACGAAAGAAATAATCATTGTTGACGATGGGTCAACGGATGGCACCCGCGAGCGATTGGCCACCTATAAATCCACGCCAAATATTCAGGTTATTTTACACGAGCATAATCAGGGGAAAGGAGCCGCCATTCGCACTGCCATTCAGCACATGAAGGGCGATATCGCCATTGTTCAGGATGCCGATTTAGAGTATGAACCACAGGATTATCTGGAGTTAGTCAAGCCTATTGTTGAAGGCAAGGAGAAAGTTGTGTACGGATCGCGCTTCCTGAGACCCGAAAATCGCCATTCGTATTATAGTTTCTACGTAGGTGGGCAGGTCGTTACCTTATTGACCAATATTCTTTTCAATCAACGGCTTACCGATGAGCCAACCTGCTATAAAGTATTTGATGCCCATTTTCTGCGGTCTATTCCTCTTGACTGTACCCGCTTTGAGTTTTGCCCTGAAGTAACGGCTAAAGTAGCTAAGCGGGGTATTCGGATTAAAGAACTCCCCATAAGTTATTATCCCCGATCCATTGCCGAAGGCAAAAAGATTTCCTGGATGGATGGCATCGAAGCAATTTGGGTATTGCTCAAATATCGTATTGTGAAGTAATGAATAAGGGTTAAAACACATAGAAACGAAGGCTAGAACAGAGAAAACAAAGGACAAAATACGTGGAGATGCACTATTCGTTTTCTAAAATTAACGTTCTATTCTCTGTTAATTCCTCTGTTTCTCTGTGGTTAAACCCTTTTTATTCCTCATTCCTTTCCTTCAATGCACTCAGAAATATTTTCGGCACGGGCGCATCGAATCGCATGGATTCGCCCGTGATTGGGTGTTCAAATGCAAGCACTTCGGCATGCAGACCTAGTCGCCCAATTGGGTTCGTTGTCGCTCCATACTTGGCGTCGCCAACAACTGGATGGCCAATGTCCTGCATGTGCACCCGAATCTGGTTCTTGCGGCCCGTTTCCAACTCAAGCTCTACCAAGGCGAAACCGTTATTCGCTTTAATCACGTTGTAATTTGTGATCGACAGTTGCCCGTTATCCGGGTTTTGGCTCGAATACACAATCAGGGCCTTGCTTTCGCGTAGAAAGGAGGTTATCGTTCCTGTTGGCGGTTCCGGCACTCCTTCTACCAGCGCGACATACGTCCGCTCCTTGGTGGTAGCATTCCAGGACTCCTGCATCAGGCGCTGAACCTTCTCACTCTTGGCGAACATCATCACACCCGATGTCTCACGGTCGAGTCGGTGAATGATAAATATTTTGTTAGTGGGATTCTCTTTTTTAAGGTAGTCGCTCAGAATACCATACGCTGTCCGATCCCGCTCTTTATTGGTAGCCATAGAAAGCAGACCAGCCTGCTTGTTAATGACAATAATACTTGGGTCTTCGTAGAGAATGGTCAGTCCCCGATATTGAGTTGTTTGGGGTGCCCGGTTGGCGGCAACCGTTACAACCTGCCCCTCCCGAAGCGGGTGATTAAACTGTGTATATACTTTACCGTCAATCAGAATCTGCTTGTTACTGAGTAGCGACTTGATATTATTCCGGTTTTTGTGGGGAAGTTGTTCAATCAAAAACGCCATCAGTTGGGCGGGCTCCGATACAGTGAATTTACTATCGGTACGTTGACCGCGTTGTCGGCGAGGCTTTTCGGTATTATCCATCTGACAAAGGTACGGCTTATGGGTCGAACTACTTTACTTCCCTGGTTACTTAACTTGTTGGGTCATAAACTGTCTGTTGGGGGCCTGCACCTCAACTAATACATTTTCAGTATTCTTAACACGTTTGGAGTAAGATTTTACGCTGGTGTGCAACCAATTCATCTCTCGTTGCATTTTCACGAAAAAAGACCATGAAGACTCTTTCAAACTTATCCCGGTTCATTTTTCTGGCTATTTTATTTTTGTCAGCTACAGGTCCAGATTTATGCGCTCAGAGTGGAATTAATGGCGGGAAGCCACTCATTACCTTTAATACCACAGGTCCTGTCTCCATTAAAACACAGTCTCCCCCTTCTTTCCCAGGTGGGGAAGATAAATTAAATGCCTATGTCCTTACTCAGCTAGAAGAAGCCGAAAGCTCCATTAAAATAGGTCGGAAGACCTGGTTAACGGCTACCCTTGATGGAACGGGTAAAGTCATTGAGCTAATCCCAACCTATGACGCTGATCCAACGTTGAAAAAAGAAGCGGCACGGGTGGGCGCTTCCATGCCCCGGTGGACTCCGGGAACGATTAATGATCAAGGCGTAGAGACAAAATTTCAATTTCTACTTCGGCGCTGAATAATACGTTACAACCTGCAAGAGGTAAGTTCACGATGTTGACTTTCTGCTTGTAATCCCTAGCCAAAATCTGAGCTAGACAACACGTTTGGATTTTATATCTTATCCCACTAGAAATACATTAACTTGTTTTAATTTATTCAAATGGGTATTAAAAATCTATAGGTATGTCTGACAATAATGAACTAGAAGAAACAAGACGGGCAGAACAAAAAGATCTTGAACAGCAGCAGCAAGACCTTTTCCGTGAACTCTCACGAGAGCAAACCGAAGCAGAGAAAGCGCTTGACAGAGAGCAGGAACACCCAACAAAAGGAAAGCCACAAGATGAGAGTGACGATTAACAAGTACACGAAAGATAATGGCGATA
Coding sequences:
- a CDS encoding DUF5686 and carboxypeptidase-like regulatory domain-containing protein — translated: MTRLLRTFFLFSFLLAGWPLLATAQQKVYTIRGRVTDKATGEGIPFASIALKGKTSGTTSDVDGRYSLQIRQLSDSLVVLSLGYRTGSYPIQSQATQTIDAQLIAAATKLQEVKVYAKGGDPAYRVMREVVRKRDQYNPAQLVAYQYDSYTKIEAYINNFAQKRKNNKGPGPIGRLLGKLPAIIDENGKPAVPVFISETFSNFYARTSPEKTKEAVLKSHVTGVGVSDGGLIAQLTGASFQQYNFYRNSLYILQKDIPSPLGSQWETVYTFRLKDTVALNNAICFAIEFTPKRASDLAFIGTVLIDTLHRALAHIDARVDKRANINFVDELHIEQDWETTASGLRFPIQTQVTIDTDEPAPRAPGALIRFFTFSSNIIENRPKELNFYDPAIELADDYKETDTAFWQSVRPNSLSPDELRAMHVVDSVRNVPFIKVAGEIIKLGVIGYKPLGKWNVDLGPILDSYASNTVEGHRFRLGLRTNTGFSKKWLLSGYVAYGTTDEQLKYSANIEYILSRKPWTVIGVKRSYDLERVGVSTDNIGNNSLFAAYSRFGTIRRPYFQEENLVYFRREMGRGFTQTLALRNRSFEPLFPFAFQPQVHDDDQTIRSTYQTTELISETRFAPDEVILQNDNVRVSTGAIRKPIFTLRYTLGLRNVLDGDFTYHRIALGMKHSFRMGVLGRTYYTLGVGIIPSTVPYPLLYMPLGNESSFYVGNAFNLMNYFEFVSDRWATVQFEHNFNGLLVNRLPLLRRLKWRELITAKVLVGSVSASNLAMIPATNAAGQAVEGFSSLTQTPYIEVGYGIDNIFKVLRVDAIHRLTYRDTIGRTGVPVTPFAIKFSGWLAF
- a CDS encoding DUF4405 domain-containing protein; this encodes MKSKNLVSLFVAAIFLVLATTGLLIYFGQGSHIVDHTHAWFGILFFVAAVFHIVNNWASLVGYTKNRRTGSIQKEFFLPAIIAVVFAAGIGFDVPVFDKLANAGKSLFRGNKPRPESMPQAKVDSIANAVETAFASAYSKGDTAALAVVMPTKTTTLTQAGTLLSGSDVQQNLLKKTAAEVVKTKVDKAEALDDHLIIVRGTSTNTTATSPTVYMHVLKEQDRKWQIVAAQGAYPTVQ
- a CDS encoding TonB-dependent receptor domain-containing protein, translated to MKTLLLSLLIVSATTSFAQVATPSTAPPGSTTATTQPSTPPSSLTVPATTVPDPFETTKPASTTPDTFTAPAGSRPSMINGPTGIPPQAGATPSEADPIARGNGKVSGVLMDSTTNKPVEFATIALLNIATNKPIDGTTADAKGQFTIGRLAPGKYRLLYSFIGYKDKRSNLITIDKGSVVNLGTIKLAADVRTLNEVNVVGQAAMIEEKVDRMVYNADKDLTAKGGDAGDILRKVPMLSVDLDGNVTLRGSSNVRVLINNKPSTIVASSVADALKQIPADMIKTVEVITSPSAKYDAEGSAGIINIVTKKTTLQGLTLDINGGAGNRGANLGVNGNYRTGKMGFSLGGFGRAEYNVRGGFLNDQTTRTYDLASNTYSGITRTVQSANTLNQRIFGNYQLGWDYDINKTTSLTASLRYGARNGLSSQNNLLTTINTPNSYFPIVNNRNVETKDLSGTVDANVTYTKTYKPQQELSVLALYSRNNRTNSFVADILGGTDFQTITSRQKNDNPSYNQESTIQVDYQTPIKTNQLLEFGGKGIFRQVNSEFQYSVANGSDAPYITDSTRLGNTLNYDQNIAATYLSYTYMTKSKFTIKAGARYEYTYINAKFSNESAGAASSIPDYGNLVPSINISKSLKGGKIIKLAYNRRIQRPGIQFLNPNVNTSNPTNITKGNIYLSPELTDNIEFGTSANIKGLYLNATVFARRTNNEITAVRDVQQSTINGVLQQVINTTYLNVGRQDAVGLNLFANGTLFRKLQLGGGIDAYHVNLTNNNANPIYSASNSGWVIGGRIMSSLSLSNGWGFQLFGGGRGNQVQLQGTQSAMYFYSLGMRKEFNNKKASLGLAAENIFNHPFTQRSQLSSPILTQSTETSYYNAGVRLTFSYKLGKMSFDSPQKRRKSIENDDLKGDGGGDTNNQPQQQQSAPAGGGGGRGGRPRS
- a CDS encoding glycosyltransferase family 39 protein, which gives rise to MTRFRLFLVLFCPIFFLFAYNSGYGYDAYEYLILARTLNEGYNLYDFIPSKSYLLYSSTNVLLNLLGGYNHVSVSALITLLATGVLVSSWRAARLFGERVAFLTVALTATCCFFMEMNFLEPESWIAIFGLNAFTLAVGNNGKPNWRWFGAGILLGIAMCFKSVAAFYVVGFGAFILLLWLTGRLTFWPMVGRGMLVLAGFVAPLLLSMFYFYTTNRLDAHLEWTYIYPFGGYPSHTLFLTKFLIKLSWLLLLLLVSFFVVFQQPYRTIYQQTPALWLALLVASFSCVTMLKTQASHYFFQAAVFFVIHLGFLADQWLAQYEARHQKVSYRMAFWGAGVVALLLLVSILLYRPATVQRFFTIRNYQDEEQAGAFIREQVGQAGHVLFFDNALALYYLSDREPNVPFIFTEMQTTHYIKSHPDTYGRALADTSLKLVIFGNRSSLIDDSTALQEPANAYAIQQLRAGLEKHFVKVQNPHFPLPYWRRK
- a CDS encoding glycosyltransferase family 2 protein translates to MLLSVLIPAYNEINNIDTLIEKVQAVPLTKEIIIVDDGSTDGTRERLATYKSTPNIQVILHEHNQGKGAAIRTAIQHMKGDIAIVQDADLEYEPQDYLELVKPIVEGKEKVVYGSRFLRPENRHSYYSFYVGGQVVTLLTNILFNQRLTDEPTCYKVFDAHFLRSIPLDCTRFEFCPEVTAKVAKRGIRIKELPISYYPRSIAEGKKISWMDGIEAIWVLLKYRIVK
- a CDS encoding RluA family pseudouridine synthase, whose translation is MDNTEKPRRQRGQRTDSKFTVSEPAQLMAFLIEQLPHKNRNNIKSLLSNKQILIDGKVYTQFNHPLREGQVVTVAANRAPQTTQYRGLTILYEDPSIIVINKQAGLLSMATNKERDRTAYGILSDYLKKENPTNKIFIIHRLDRETSGVMMFAKSEKVQRLMQESWNATTKERTYVALVEGVPEPPTGTITSFLRESKALIVYSSQNPDNGQLSITNYNVIKANNGFALVELELETGRKNQIRVHMQDIGHPVVGDAKYGATTNPIGRLGLHAEVLAFEHPITGESMRFDAPVPKIFLSALKERNEE